The Fibrobacter sp. UWB5 DNA segment AGCAGCGCCCGAGCAAAACCGATTGCTGTTGGTCGAGCTCAAATCCGCTGCGCTGTACCGAAAGCTGCAACACCTTGAGTGCCGGGCCTTCCAGGTGAAAGAACTTGCCGCATTCCTTGCACACGAGGTGCATCTTTTCTTCGCATTGTCCGGGGCCCGTGTAGCGGTATTGGAGTTCGTTGTTGTCGTCGGCGCCGACAATCTGCACGACTCCCGCCTTTTCCATTCGGGCGAGGTTCCTATATATAGTACTCAGTGAAACTTCGGGCAGGCTCTGGGCAATGCCGGAGGCCTTGAAAATCCGGTCGGGATTTTCGGCCATGTAATCCAGGATCATTTGCCGCGCTTGCGTCTTGTATTCCACTTTTTCCTCTTGATCCGCGAATTTGCGAACGATTCGCAAATATAGTAAAATTGCGAATGGTTTGCAAATGTTGGACCGCAAAACCCGCTTTTTAGCCAAAAATGAGCAAAAGCGGGAAAATTACCCCTCCTTGTGACAGCGGTCACGAAGTTTTTGGACAAAACGTCCACGGCAATTTTAGTACGAGTATATGTTTTTTTACCTGCAAAGTCTATTTTATTATTGTAAATATACGGGTAAAAAATTATGGTTACGTTTTCTGACATATCGGATTATCGCGACTTCCTGAAGGAGTACTACGATCGCAGGAAGGCAGAAATGCCTTTCTACTCGTACCGTATGATGGGGGATAAGCTGGGGTTGGATTCCAGCTACCTTTATCGTGTGTTGCAGAAGAAGCAGCACTTGCCGGCTCATGCACTCCCCGCCGCGAAGGAAATCCTTGATCTGTCCGGTCGTGAGGCCGAATACTTTGACTTGCTGTTCTCCGCAGCAGTAACCAAGGACAAGGCTAAGCGCGAAGAGCTCATGGCTAAAGCCCTCGATCTTCGTGATGTGGACCGCCACAGCTTGCAGGCTGCCGAGCTCAAGCTGCTCAAGAACTGGTGGATTCCGGCCGTGCGCGCCTACCTCGAACTGAACGGTGGCGTGGTTAACGTAAAGCAGATTTCTAGAGACCTGTGCCCCCCGATTACCGAGGCCCAGGCTCAGGAAGCGATCGATACCTTGCTGGAAGTCGGCTTGGTCAAGAAGATGGCTTCGGGTAAATTGGCAGTTACGGACGCCC contains these protein-coding regions:
- a CDS encoding Fur family transcriptional regulator; this encodes MEYKTQARQMILDYMAENPDRIFKASGIAQSLPEVSLSTIYRNLARMEKAGVVQIVGADDNNELQYRYTGPGQCEEKMHLVCKECGKFFHLEGPALKVLQLSVQRSGFELDQQQSVLLGRCSGCSRRRHG
- a CDS encoding DUF4423 domain-containing protein; protein product: MVTFSDISDYRDFLKEYYDRRKAEMPFYSYRMMGDKLGLDSSYLYRVLQKKQHLPAHALPAAKEILDLSGREAEYFDLLFSAAVTKDKAKREELMAKALDLRDVDRHSLQAAELKLLKNWWIPAVRAYLELNGGVVNVKQISRDLCPPITEAQAQEAIDTLLEVGLVKKMASGKLAVTDAHLTAGGPEKKQAVRHFQKEVLSLASDALDNIPVDERNISTLTLSVDQSCFDDLGDMLREFRRLVQKRVDSAKNSDRVMQLSMAFYPIARKGGVRTVDSVEGDKRESK